A genomic stretch from Aedes albopictus strain Foshan chromosome 2, AalbF5, whole genome shotgun sequence includes:
- the LOC109405170 gene encoding adrenodoxin-like protein 1, mitochondrial, translating to MSISTSARYLAQNLYSSWYCLLIPRNVHLSRYLLHGEYEWQDPKSEDEVVNITYIDKTGKRMPVRGKVGDNVLYLAHRFGVEMEGACEASLACTTCHVYVLGDYGSKLPPSEEKEDDLLDMAPFLKENSRLGCQIVLTKELEGMELQLPQATRNFYVDGHKPKPH from the exons ATGTCAATCTCAACCAGTGCACGATACTTGGCTCAGAATCTTTACAGCAGCTGGTACTGCTTACTCATTCCTCGCAATGTTCATCTCTCACGAT ATCTCTTGCATGGAGAGTATGAATGGCAGGATCCAAAAAGCGAGGATGAAGT GGTCAACATCACCTACATCGACAAAACCGGAAAGCGAATGCCGGTTCGAGGTAAAGTAGGTGACAATGTCCTCTATCTAGCCCACCGGTTCGGCGTCGAAATGGAGGGCGCCTGTGAGGCTTCGCTAGCCTGCACAACGTGTCACGTGTACGTCCTGGGGGACTACGGGAGCAAGTTGCCACCTTCGGAGGAAAAAGAAGACGATCTACTAGACATGGCTCCATTTTTGAAGGAAAACTCCCGACTGGGTTGCCAGATAGTGCTAACCAAAGAGCTGGAAGGTATGGAACTGCAGCTACCGCAGGCGACGAGGAATTTCTACGTGGATGGACACAAACCGAAACCGCACTAG